Within the uncultured Bacteroides sp. genome, the region TGATCGTTAGACGATTTTGCCGGTGACCAAATATTCAGATACAAACAATCTTCGCTCTTTCCAGAAGAAGGATTTCCCATCTGTATTGGAGCAGGAGCAAATTTTACAGTCTGTTTTATTCCGTCCCACTTGGCAGCAGGCTGGGGTGCACGCCAGCGAAGTTCACCTACAGGCGGTGAAGCAAATGGAATACCTTTATACACAGTCAAGTTGTCTTCATAAAATCCCTGTAACAATCCTTCATCAACCTTTACAGGCGCAGGCTGCTGCGCAAAGCTGCTCCCGGAACAGAATACAGCAAATATCGCAACTAAAAAATCCAATTTCTTCATAAGAATCATCTTTCTTTTTAATTAATTTATTTGATCGTTATTTTTAATATTTTCAGCATTTTGGCATCCGAACTGTTTCCGTACAAAACTTCGTACTCACCGGGAGTAACCATCATTTTTCTTTTAGCCCAGTCAAAGAATTCGAATGCAGAAGGTGGTAATTCAATAGCTGCCTGTCCGGATTTGCCAGCTGCTAACTCTACACGTTGAAATCCACGCAAAGTTTTAATAGGACCTTCAATATCATTTACTTTATGAATATATACCTGCACGATTTCCGTTCCGCTCCTTTTTCCTGTATTGGTTACTGGAACTGTTAGTTTTACAGTTTCGTTGGATTTAATTTCTGCTCTATCTAAAGTGGCTTTCCCTATTTTGAAATTAGTGTAACTCAACCCAAAACCAAATGAAAATAACGGATCGGACATATAACGATAGGTTCGTCCTTTCATTGAATAATTTTCAAAATCGGATAATTGATTCATGCTTTTGTAGAAAGTGATTGGCAGTTTTCCCGATGGATTATAATCGCCAAAAAGCACATCTGCTACAGCCTGACCTCCCGACTCGCCACCATACCAAGCCTGAAGAATGGCATCACAACTCTCAGTTTCAGGAACCAAAGCAATAGCCGAGCCTGAACAGTTCACAAAAATCACCTTTTTCCCAGCTTGTTTTAATGCCTTTAAGCAGTTACGTTGTACCACGGGAAGCTCAATATCGGTACGATCACCGCCCTTGAAACCAGGATATGAGACAGGCATTTCTTCGCCTTCCAATTGTGTAGAAAGTCCCCCAACAAATACCACAACATCAGTACCCTGAAGCTTTTTTATAAGTTCAGTATAATCAACACCAACTTCCTTACCTAAATTGAATTCTATATTTGCTTCCCAATTATTTAGTTGCGCATAGCGAATTTCTATTTTATATTTCTTATCGCTTTCAACTTTAAACGGAATTCGTGAAGGTAGCGTTCTCCAGTTGTTATATTTAGCAAGAGATTCTCCATTCACAAACAATTCAAAATATCCTGTGGCACCACATTTGAACACGATCTCTTCACTTTTAGATGGTGTGAATTCTGTTTCATATTTACCGGAAAATCCTTCTAAACGAACTCCGGTTGCAAATTCATGTTGACCTGCAGTAGTTAATTTTATAGGATTTACAATTTGTTGGGTTGCAACAATATCACCTGTAAAATCTTTATTATTCCAATAACTAACCTTAATGCCTTTCTTTCCATCAATTGAGCATTGAGAGAAATAACTTTCGGTCACTTTATCCTCTACCAAATCGCATCCTTTTTCATAAAGAACCTTATCTGCTGAAAGTTTAGAAGTAATTCCATCTAAAATTGTAATAGTTCTTACGGGAGTTCCATTATAGTTTCCCCAAAGCATAGGTTTATCATTAGCATTTGGACCAACTACTGCTATTTTTTTTGATTTGGTAAGTGGGAGAACATTGTTTTTATTCTGAAGAAGTGTCATTGATTCAAGAGCCATATCGAAGGCAAGCTTTCTGTGCTCATCGTTATTTACAATCGACATAGGAATTTTAGACCATTGAACCAGATTATCATCATCCATTTCACCCAAGTCAAACCGCTCAATCAATACCCTTAAAAGGTGTTTATTTATTTCTTCTTCTGTGATCAGACCTTTCGCAACAGCATCCGGCAATTGCTTATAAAGATGATCAGACCATTGGCATTCTACATCAGTTCCTGCCCAAACACCCTTGGATGCAGCATGAACAGCATCTGATGACACTTTGTGGCTGGTATAAAAATCGGATACCGCACCACAATCTGAAACGACCATATACTTATAACCCCATTCATCCCTTAGAATTCGTTGGAGCAATTGTGTGCTTCCGCAACAAGGTTCATCATTCAAACGCTGATAAGCGCACATTACCTGACGAACATCAGCTTTTTGAACCAATGATTTAAAAGCAGGAAGGTATGTTTCCCACAATTCTCGGGGATTAACATCGTTAATATTTAAAGAATGGCGACTCCATTCTGGTCCTGAGTGAACAGCAAAATGCTTGGCACAAGCTAGAAGCTTTTTGTATTTCGAGTCAGCTGGTCCTTGCAGACCTTTCACTACCGAAACTCCCATACGCGAAGTTAAGTAAGGGTCTTCGCCATACGTTTCCTGACCGCGTCCCCAACGTGGATCACGGAATATATTAACGTTTGGTGTCCAAACCGAAAGACTTAGAAAACGTGCATTTTCCTGACCGTTTTTTCTGGCTTCATTATATTTTGCTCGTGTTTCATCCGAAACTGCATTGAAAATACGATATAGCAACTCATCATCAAATGAAGCAGCCATTCCAATAGGTTCTGGGAAAACTGTAACGTTCCCATTATTGGCAAGACCATGCAAAGCTTCACTCCACCAATTAAATTTTTTGATTCCCATACGTGGAATAGCATCTGATATATCACACATTAAAGTTGCTTTTTCGCTTAAAGTTAAGCGAGAGATCAGATCTTTAGCACGCTCTTCAGAACTTAAATTAGGATTTTTATAAGGCAATTGCTGAGCCCAGGAATTTGCTGAAAATAAAAGGGTTATTACTATATACAATCCCTTTTTGATAATTAACTGTGTTGCTTTTTTCATAATATATATACATATTTACTAATGAATTGGTTTCAGAGAAGCAACAAAGCCACCCCTACCTAATAATCTTACTTTTACGGTGCTCGATTTATCAACAACCATGTATTGTGTAACGAGTTTCTTATCGTGTTCACCATCTGCTATTAATGTCAGTTTGTATTTTACATCCTCAGGCAAAAAACTGAACGTCAGAGTCTTGCTTTTTGGATTTTTTTCTGCACTTATACCTCCAACATACCAGACATTACCTTTATTTCGGGCTATAATTAAATCCTTTCCGGGATATCCGTCGATTAATTTGGTATTATCCCATGCATTAGGTACTTCCATAAGAAAATGTTTAGCGGCATCGGGC harbors:
- the xyl3A gene encoding xylan 1,4-beta-xylosidase; amino-acid sequence: MKKATQLIIKKGLYIVITLLFSANSWAQQLPYKNPNLSSEERAKDLISRLTLSEKATLMCDISDAIPRMGIKKFNWWSEALHGLANNGNVTVFPEPIGMAASFDDELLYRIFNAVSDETRAKYNEARKNGQENARFLSLSVWTPNVNIFRDPRWGRGQETYGEDPYLTSRMGVSVVKGLQGPADSKYKKLLACAKHFAVHSGPEWSRHSLNINDVNPRELWETYLPAFKSLVQKADVRQVMCAYQRLNDEPCCGSTQLLQRILRDEWGYKYMVVSDCGAVSDFYTSHKVSSDAVHAASKGVWAGTDVECQWSDHLYKQLPDAVAKGLITEEEINKHLLRVLIERFDLGEMDDDNLVQWSKIPMSIVNNDEHRKLAFDMALESMTLLQNKNNVLPLTKSKKIAVVGPNANDKPMLWGNYNGTPVRTITILDGITSKLSADKVLYEKGCDLVEDKVTESYFSQCSIDGKKGIKVSYWNNKDFTGDIVATQQIVNPIKLTTAGQHEFATGVRLEGFSGKYETEFTPSKSEEIVFKCGATGYFELFVNGESLAKYNNWRTLPSRIPFKVESDKKYKIEIRYAQLNNWEANIEFNLGKEVGVDYTELIKKLQGTDVVVFVGGLSTQLEGEEMPVSYPGFKGGDRTDIELPVVQRNCLKALKQAGKKVIFVNCSGSAIALVPETESCDAILQAWYGGESGGQAVADVLFGDYNPSGKLPITFYKSMNQLSDFENYSMKGRTYRYMSDPLFSFGFGLSYTNFKIGKATLDRAEIKSNETVKLTVPVTNTGKRSGTEIVQVYIHKVNDIEGPIKTLRGFQRVELAAGKSGQAAIELPPSAFEFFDWAKRKMMVTPGEYEVLYGNSSDAKMLKILKITIK